The Patescibacteria group bacterium genome window below encodes:
- the rlmN gene encoding 23S rRNA (adenine(2503)-C(2))-methyltransferase RlmN, which produces MNLEKLEKIFADEPTYRVKQAREAVFSKLIENWDEATNLPAALREKLNEECPLKIDFKKIISDDGATIKFLITLTDDFKIESVLMRHEDRNTVCVSSEVGCPLNCAFCATGKMGFKRNLLPGEIIEQVLCSARLLKKEKQKVDSVVFMGMGEPFLNYENVLAAIKILNDKEGLGIGARHISISTAGVVEGIRKLSKESMQINLAISLHAPNDKLRNEIMPAGKKYSIKKIMAAVGEYLEATSRKIMFEYLMIKNFNDRPEHARELAALLSQLPRQLIFVNLILYNPTGDFLPSKKEAVQKFKEILRRAGVSTTERYRFGRGVKGACGQLAGKNY; this is translated from the coding sequence ATGAACTTAGAAAAATTAGAGAAAATTTTTGCGGATGAACCGACCTATCGCGTAAAACAGGCGCGAGAGGCGGTTTTTTCTAAATTGATTGAAAATTGGGATGAAGCAACTAATTTGCCGGCGGCGTTACGTGAAAAATTAAATGAAGAATGTCCGCTTAAAATTGATTTTAAAAAAATTATTTCCGATGACGGCGCGACAATAAAATTTTTAATTACGCTCACGGATGATTTTAAAATTGAATCGGTTTTAATGCGCCATGAAGATCGAAATACTGTTTGCGTTTCCTCCGAAGTTGGCTGTCCATTGAATTGTGCTTTTTGCGCCACAGGGAAGATGGGGTTTAAAAGAAATCTTTTGCCCGGAGAAATTATTGAACAGGTTCTGTGTTCGGCGAGATTATTAAAAAAAGAAAAACAAAAAGTGGACAGCGTGGTTTTTATGGGAATGGGCGAACCGTTTTTAAATTATGAAAACGTATTGGCCGCTATCAAAATTTTAAATGATAAAGAAGGATTGGGTATTGGCGCCCGCCATATTTCCATTTCCACTGCTGGAGTTGTGGAAGGAATAAGAAAACTTTCTAAAGAATCAATGCAAATTAATTTGGCAATTTCGCTTCACGCGCCGAATGATAAGCTGCGAAACGAAATTATGCCTGCTGGGAAAAAATATAGTATCAAGAAAATTATGGCGGCGGTTGGAGAATATCTTGAGGCGACAAGTAGAAAAATAATGTTTGAATATCTAATGATTAAAAATTTTAATGATCGGCCGGAACACGCGAGAGAATTGGCCGCGCTTTTGAGTCAGCTTCCGCGACAGCTAATTTTTGTAAATTTAATTTTATATAATCCGACAGGCGATTTTTTGCCGTCGAAAAAAGAGGCGGTCCAAAAATTTAAGGAAATTTTGCGGCGCGCCGGTGTTTCCACGACCGAGCGTTATCGTTTTGGCCGCGGAGTGAAAGGCGCCTGCGGGCAGTTGGCCGGTAAAAATTATTAA
- a CDS encoding TspO/MBR family protein translates to MRMKMSFIFIPIAVFAVAALGSWLTGGGMDWYKTINLPSFTPPGSVIGTVWTIIFILTAISAIIFWQKAPRDGRFWWVLGFFILNGLLNVFWSFLFFNRHWLYAAVWEAGILDLSVVVLIILIWPVSRLASTLFMPYAAWTTFATYLTYVIWSLNK, encoded by the coding sequence ATGAGAATGAAGATGAGTTTTATTTTTATTCCGATTGCAGTTTTTGCCGTGGCCGCGCTCGGCTCTTGGCTCACGGGCGGAGGAATGGATTGGTACAAAACAATTAACTTGCCGAGCTTCACGCCGCCGGGTTCAGTGATTGGCACGGTCTGGACAATAATTTTTATTTTGACAGCAATTTCCGCAATTATTTTCTGGCAAAAAGCGCCTCGTGATGGAAGGTTTTGGTGGGTTTTAGGATTTTTTATTTTAAATGGTTTATTAAATGTTTTTTGGAGTTTTTTATTTTTCAATCGTCATTGGCTTTACGCCGCAGTTTGGGAAGCGGGAATTCTTGATCTTAGTGTTGTAGTTTTGATTATTTTAATCTGGCCCGTTTCGCGTCTGGCTTCAACGCTTTTTATGCCGTACGCCGCCTGGACAACTTTCGCAACTTATTTAACTTATGTGATTTGGAGCTTGAATAAATAA
- a CDS encoding patatin-like phospholipase family protein, translating to MCFGEKKNKKYKVGLALGSGGARGLAHIGVIKVLLENNIPIHCIVGSSIGALIGGIYATTGDVSEVEKIARGNNWRQLLDLMWDPTLKGGLNGGKKIEMFIRKQINGVNFSDLKMRFAAVATNFETGEPVVMKTGDVTLAIKSSLSVPIIFNPVEFNGKILVDGGLSEPVPVDAVRKLGADFVIAVNLDNCHLVKKKKIGFFEAVEDSLSILRHHLSKEKVKAADILVEPKVFPQSLIGWRQFMESDKFIAEGERAMRAALPKLKKLIGM from the coding sequence ATGTGTTTTGGGGAGAAGAAAAATAAAAAATACAAAGTCGGTTTAGCATTGGGGAGCGGAGGAGCTAGGGGTCTGGCGCACATCGGAGTGATTAAGGTTCTTTTGGAAAATAATATTCCAATTCATTGTATTGTGGGCTCAAGTATCGGAGCACTGATCGGCGGAATTTACGCCACAACCGGCGATGTTAGTGAAGTAGAAAAAATAGCTAGAGGAAATAATTGGCGGCAGCTTCTTGATTTAATGTGGGATCCTACATTAAAGGGAGGGCTGAACGGCGGTAAAAAAATTGAGATGTTTATAAGAAAACAAATTAATGGCGTAAACTTTTCCGACCTGAAAATGCGCTTTGCTGCCGTAGCAACAAATTTTGAAACGGGGGAGCCTGTAGTAATGAAGACTGGTGATGTCACATTAGCTATCAAAAGCAGTTTGTCGGTGCCGATTATTTTTAATCCGGTTGAGTTTAACGGAAAAATTTTAGTTGATGGCGGGCTTTCGGAACCAGTGCCAGTCGACGCGGTAAGAAAATTAGGCGCGGATTTTGTGATCGCCGTTAATTTGGATAATTGCCATTTGGTCAAAAAGAAAAAAATCGGATTTTTTGAGGCGGTCGAAGACTCTTTGAGTATTTTACGCCACCATTTATCTAAAGAAAAAGTTAAAGCTGCTGATATTTTGGTTGAACCGAAAGTTTTTCCACAATCTCTTATTGGTTGGCGCCAATTTATGGAAAGCGACAAATTCATTGCCGAGGGAGAAAGGGCCATGAGAGCGGCTTTGCCGAAATTAAAAAAGTTGATCGGCATGTAA
- a CDS encoding TrmH family RNA methyltransferase gives MIVILHNIRSTHNVGSIFRTADAAGCQKIYLCGITSAPVDRFGRVNEKISKVALGAEKWIAWEKVGQTTRLIDKIKKDGYKILAIEQSRRSIPYQKIKLSKKDLAKTALIVGNEIWGLPPAILRRTDKILEIPMRGKKESLNVAVAFGVVAFNLINK, from the coding sequence ATGATTGTGATTTTACATAATATCAGAAGCACGCATAATGTCGGTTCGATTTTTCGGACAGCCGACGCGGCAGGGTGCCAAAAAATTTATTTGTGTGGAATTACGTCGGCGCCGGTTGATCGGTTTGGCCGCGTGAATGAAAAAATCAGTAAAGTGGCCTTGGGCGCGGAAAAGTGGATCGCCTGGGAAAAAGTTGGCCAAACGACAAGGTTAATTGATAAAATAAAGAAGGACGGTTATAAAATTTTGGCGATTGAACAATCGCGTCGTTCAATCCCATATCAAAAAATAAAATTATCAAAAAAAGATTTGGCAAAAACGGCGCTTATCGTCGGTAATGAAATATGGGGTTTGCCGCCGGCAATTTTGCGCCGGACTGATAAAATTTTAGAAATTCCGATGCGCGGCAAAAAGGAATCGCTAAACGTCGCCGTAGCTTTTGGAGTCGTAGCCTTTAATTTAATCAATAAATAA
- a CDS encoding RsmE family RNA methyltransferase, whose amino-acid sequence MKVHRFISNFNFDKKITSITNKEIYNQIKNVLHLRPGEEIILGDGEGREARAGIMDFGKQSVGIKIFKVEANETEPEMKPILYAAILKKENFELVAEKAVEAGVAEIIPVITAKTIKTNLRMDRLEKIVREAAEQSGRGILPAVGKILKFKEALAHAEENDSNLFFEVRAPRFEQRKLAVDVGRRVGVWIGPEGGWDEEEIKAVQEKNFQLVSLGKLTLRAETAAIVASYLVASAKN is encoded by the coding sequence ATGAAAGTGCACAGATTTATCAGTAATTTTAATTTTGATAAAAAAATTACATCAATTACAAATAAAGAAATTTATAATCAAATAAAAAATGTTTTGCATCTCCGGCCGGGCGAAGAAATTATTTTGGGCGATGGGGAGGGGAGAGAGGCGCGCGCGGGAATTATGGATTTTGGAAAGCAGAGCGTGGGGATAAAGATTTTTAAAGTGGAAGCAAACGAGACCGAGCCGGAAATGAAACCAATTCTTTACGCGGCGATTTTAAAAAAAGAAAATTTTGAGTTGGTGGCGGAAAAAGCGGTGGAAGCTGGTGTGGCGGAAATCATTCCGGTTATAACTGCGAAAACTATAAAAACAAATTTGCGAATGGACAGATTGGAAAAAATTGTCCGTGAGGCGGCGGAGCAGTCTGGCCGGGGAATTTTGCCAGCAGTGGGAAAGATTTTGAAATTTAAAGAAGCTTTGGCTCATGCCGAAGAAAATGATTCAAATTTATTTTTTGAAGTTCGCGCGCCGCGTTTTGAACAAAGAAAATTAGCGGTTGATGTTGGCCGGCGAGTGGGGGTTTGGATTGGGCCAGAAGGCGGCTGGGATGAAGAGGAAATAAAAGCGGTTCAGGAGAAAAATTTTCAACTTGTCAGTTTAGGAAAATTAACTTTGCGGGCCGAGACCGCGGCAATTGTTGCCAGCTATCTCGTTGCTTCGGCAAAAAATTAA
- a CDS encoding DUF167 domain-containing protein translates to MKIFVKAKPRAHEEKVEKIDDAHFEVSVTAPPVKGLANQAIIKTIAEYFKIAPSRVRIVSGFTSRQKILEII, encoded by the coding sequence ATGAAGATTTTTGTAAAAGCAAAACCGAGAGCGCACGAAGAAAAAGTGGAAAAAATTGACGACGCTCATTTTGAAGTGTCGGTTACGGCGCCGCCGGTCAAAGGTTTAGCAAATCAAGCGATTATCAAAACCATCGCCGAATATTTCAAAATCGCGCCGTCGCGCGTCAGAATTGTTTCAGGATTTACTTCACGACAAAAAATTTTAGAAATAATTTAA
- a CDS encoding Gmad2 immunoglobulin-like domain-containing protein, which translates to MKTRIAILLIVLIFLSGGVFYYYNFYKETPLVGNENQNVPVVTVTNFEECVATGNPVMESYPRQCRAGNQNFIEYIGNELEKTDLIKIDSPRPNTVVTSPLEVTGQARGTWYFEASFPVKLLDANGVQLAVIPAQAQGEWMTEEFVSFKATLEFTAPTTDTGTLVLEKDNPSGLPENDDSLIVPVRFR; encoded by the coding sequence ATGAAAACAAGAATCGCAATTTTATTAATCGTTCTTATTTTTCTTTCGGGCGGAGTATTTTATTACTACAATTTTTACAAAGAAACTCCACTAGTCGGAAATGAAAATCAAAACGTTCCAGTCGTTACGGTTACAAATTTTGAAGAATGCGTTGCCACCGGAAATCCGGTTATGGAATCTTATCCGCGCCAATGCCGGGCGGGCAACCAAAATTTTATAGAATATATCGGCAATGAATTGGAAAAAACAGATTTAATAAAAATTGATTCACCGCGGCCAAACACAGTTGTCACAAGTCCGCTTGAAGTGACGGGTCAAGCCCGCGGAACATGGTATTTTGAAGCCAGTTTTCCGGTGAAACTTTTGGATGCGAACGGCGTGCAACTTGCCGTTATTCCGGCTCAGGCGCAAGGCGAATGGATGACTGAAGAATTTGTGTCGTTCAAAGCGACTTTAGAATTTACCGCGCCGACTACCGACACTGGTACTTTAGTTTTGGAAAAAGACAATCCCTCCGGCCTTCCGGAAAACGACGACTCGCTTATCGTACCAGTGAGGTTTAGATAA
- a CDS encoding HPF/RaiA family ribosome-associated protein, with protein MQIDYFFKNLTPNEKKWCEEYVETKIPQLEKLIHRQAEDSVSLRIKAEKFSTNSAYKITFDLKLPKQSFLVSEDDHTIVEAIDLAKDKLIAQLKKLKR; from the coding sequence ATGCAAATTGACTATTTTTTCAAAAATTTAACCCCGAATGAAAAGAAGTGGTGTGAGGAATATGTTGAGACGAAAATTCCGCAGTTAGAAAAATTAATTCATCGGCAGGCGGAAGATTCAGTCTCGCTCCGAATAAAGGCGGAAAAGTTCAGCACCAATAGCGCTTACAAAATTACTTTCGATTTAAAACTGCCAAAACAAAGTTTTCTCGTGAGCGAGGATGACCATACGATTGTTGAGGCGATTGATTTGGCTAAAGATAAATTGATCGCGCAATTAAAGAAATTAAAAAGATAA
- a CDS encoding carbohydrate kinase family protein, which yields MAKNFDVVTIGGAARDITFYTKEGRLVAQMKDPLRQKLLGFEYGAKINIEKSFQTFGGGAANAAVALARLGLKTAAIARVGKDEDGRAVITNLVKNKIDTKFIQIDPAAKTGFSFIVTFGPEVEHTAFLFRGANNNLKLAARDLKLKTDWFYVASLSGEGWRGVLDSVVAKKETRLAWNPGNTQLAAGLSGLKKYMAKTAIFFVNKDEAIQLVVSLPKYKKASTTWLNQPKNLFGVLAEFCPGILVITDGAKGAYVFFRGKIHHQISLSKKIVDTTGAGDTFCSSFLAGYINYCGDILKAAKLGAINSAYNLTGIGAQEPLLTWREAEKLMGK from the coding sequence ATGGCAAAAAATTTTGACGTCGTGACGATTGGTGGCGCGGCGCGGGATATTACTTTTTATACCAAAGAAGGAAGATTAGTTGCCCAAATGAAAGATCCGTTGCGGCAGAAGCTTTTAGGATTTGAGTACGGCGCGAAAATCAATATTGAAAAATCATTTCAAACTTTTGGCGGAGGAGCGGCGAACGCGGCTGTGGCTTTGGCGCGCTTAGGTTTGAAGACCGCGGCGATCGCGCGAGTCGGAAAAGATGAAGACGGCCGGGCAGTCATCACAAATTTAGTGAAAAATAAAATTGACACAAAATTTATTCAAATTGATCCGGCCGCTAAAACCGGTTTTTCTTTTATTGTAACTTTTGGTCCGGAAGTTGAGCATACGGCGTTTCTATTCCGCGGGGCGAATAATAATTTAAAACTCGCGGCTCGCGATTTAAAATTAAAAACGGACTGGTTTTATGTCGCGTCGCTCTCTGGCGAGGGATGGCGCGGCGTGCTCGATTCCGTGGTCGCAAAAAAAGAAACGCGGCTTGCCTGGAATCCGGGAAACACGCAGCTTGCGGCAGGTCTTTCGGGTTTAAAAAAATACATGGCAAAAACGGCGATATTTTTTGTAAATAAAGATGAGGCAATTCAACTTGTTGTCTCTCTTCCAAAATATAAAAAAGCGAGCACGACTTGGCTAAATCAGCCGAAAAATCTTTTCGGGGTTTTGGCGGAATTTTGTCCGGGAATTTTGGTAATTACCGACGGTGCGAAAGGCGCATATGTTTTTTTTCGCGGGAAAATACATCACCAAATTTCTTTAAGTAAAAAAATTGTGGACACGACCGGGGCTGGCGACACATTTTGCTCAAGCTTTCTCGCCGGCTACATTAATTATTGCGGAGATATTTTAAAAGCCGCCAAACTCGGTGCTATAAACAGCGCTTACAATTTAACTGGCATCGGAGCGCAAGAACCTCTTTTAACTTGGCGCGAGGCCGAAAAATTAATGGGAAAATAA
- the pduL gene encoding phosphate propanoyltransferase, protein MKTIKVKVEISARHIHLNQTDLEKLFGAGYELKKIKDLSQEGEFAAEETVALVGPKRKLENLRVVGPVRPATQIELAYTDAFSIGLDVPLRISGDVVGSAGAKIIGPAGEVDLVEGVIVAKRHLHINQKEADEIGLKNDDLVKVKVAGERGLVFENVVVRVKPNFHTSIHIDTDEANACGCGKVCSFGELILE, encoded by the coding sequence ATGAAAACAATAAAAGTAAAAGTGGAAATTTCCGCGCGCCACATTCATCTTAATCAAACTGATTTGGAAAAACTTTTTGGCGCGGGATATGAATTAAAAAAAATAAAAGATTTGTCGCAAGAAGGGGAGTTTGCCGCGGAAGAAACCGTGGCGCTCGTCGGACCAAAAAGAAAATTAGAAAATTTGCGAGTAGTCGGGCCGGTACGCCCAGCGACGCAAATTGAGCTTGCTTACACTGATGCTTTTTCGATTGGCCTTGATGTGCCGCTCCGGATTTCCGGAGATGTGGTCGGTTCGGCCGGGGCGAAAATTATTGGTCCAGCTGGTGAAGTTGATTTAGTTGAAGGTGTAATTGTCGCTAAACGCCATTTACACATTAATCAAAAAGAAGCTGATGAAATTGGCCTTAAAAATGATGATTTGGTAAAAGTTAAAGTCGCGGGTGAGCGGGGATTAGTTTTTGAAAATGTGGTTGTTCGCGTCAAACCTAATTTCCATACTTCAATCCACATTGATACCGACGAAGCCAACGCTTGCGGTTGCGGAAAAGTTTGTAGTTTTGGCGAATTGATTTTGGAATAA
- a CDS encoding acetate kinase — protein sequence MKYILVINSGSATLKFALFEKETLKKIASGIVERINLPGSFLECKIGRQELKINRQASNHEAAFKLVLEKISSQYSKENILIVGHRVVHGGEEFTKPTVITPTVLKNLAKYDKLSPLHNPANLMGIRACLKLLPRAKNVAVFDTAFYKTLPDYAYTYALPIDFYKKHAIRRYGFHGISHEFVAHEAARIFKKPLAKLNLITCHLGSGASITAIRNGRAVDTSMGFTPLEGLVMSTRSGDLDPAILLYLIRELKLSPQEVDNILNKKSGLLGLSGMADMRDVLTAAGYKVAGFKGKKVDAKKRKLAKLALQVFVYRVQKYIAAYAGILGKIDAIIFTAGIGERNKTVRDLIMKNLKISGQPKILAIPTNEELMIVRKLKI from the coding sequence ATGAAATATATTTTAGTTATCAATTCTGGTAGCGCGACGCTGAAGTTTGCACTTTTTGAAAAAGAAACGCTTAAAAAGATTGCTTCAGGAATTGTTGAGCGCATCAATCTGCCTGGGAGTTTTTTAGAATGTAAAATTGGACGCCAAGAATTGAAAATCAATCGCCAAGCTTCTAATCATGAAGCAGCTTTTAAGTTAGTGTTAGAAAAAATTTCTAGCCAATATTCAAAGGAGAATATTCTAATTGTCGGCCATCGCGTTGTTCACGGCGGAGAGGAGTTTACCAAGCCGACGGTTATTACGCCAACGGTATTGAAAAATTTAGCAAAATATGATAAGTTATCGCCGTTGCATAATCCGGCGAATTTGATGGGAATTCGGGCATGCTTGAAGCTTTTGCCTCGCGCTAAAAATGTCGCGGTTTTTGACACGGCATTTTATAAAACTTTACCCGACTACGCCTACACTTACGCTCTTCCGATAGATTTTTATAAGAAGCATGCAATTCGGCGTTATGGTTTTCATGGAATTTCACACGAATTTGTTGCGCACGAGGCGGCAAGAATTTTTAAAAAACCGTTAGCAAAATTAAATTTGATAACATGCCACCTGGGAAGTGGCGCGAGTATTACAGCAATCCGCAACGGCCGGGCGGTGGATACAAGCATGGGCTTTACGCCGCTCGAAGGGCTCGTGATGTCAACGCGTTCCGGCGACCTTGATCCAGCTATTTTGCTTTATTTAATTCGAGAATTAAAATTAAGCCCGCAGGAAGTTGATAATATTTTAAATAAAAAATCGGGTCTTCTCGGTCTTTCGGGGATGGCCGACATGCGTGATGTGCTCACGGCTGCGGGTTATAAAGTAGCGGGATTTAAGGGTAAAAAAGTCGATGCGAAAAAAAGAAAATTAGCTAAACTCGCACTTCAAGTTTTTGTTTATCGGGTACAAAAATATATTGCTGCTTACGCCGGGATTTTAGGAAAAATTGATGCCATAATTTTTACGGCCGGCATTGGAGAGAGAAATAAAACAGTCAGGGATCTAATAATGAAAAATTTAAAAATTTCCGGCCAGCCGAAAATTTTAGCCATTCCGACGAACGAAGAATTGATGATTGTTCGAAAATTAAAAATTTAA
- a CDS encoding DUF5654 family protein, producing MEDQKTSMKLEVIEKISGLATASLGLVAALAWNEAILELFKKIFGEQGTLIAKFIYAVAVTILVILITIQFGRVINKLKGKTEKKNDIA from the coding sequence ATGGAAGATCAAAAAACATCAATGAAATTAGAAGTGATTGAAAAAATTTCTGGGTTGGCTACAGCTAGTTTGGGTTTGGTGGCGGCTTTGGCTTGGAACGAAGCGATTTTAGAATTATTTAAAAAGATTTTTGGTGAGCAAGGTACGTTAATAGCAAAATTTATTTACGCAGTAGCGGTTACGATTTTAGTCATCTTAATTACAATTCAGTTTGGTAGGGTAATTAATAAATTGAAGGGAAAAACGGAAAAAAAGAATGACATTGCGTAA
- the murJ gene encoding murein biosynthesis integral membrane protein MurJ: MTLRNIFNGESKTITGAALLLGAASLASRFLGVLRDRVLAGEFGAGDMLDIYYAAFRIPDLIFNLLILGALSAGFIPIFTAAICSAKEKNEHPKEAWEIVNSVMNIMGVALAVLCGLFMAFAPWIIPLITPGFGSEKMAMTITMTQIMMLSSIFLGFSNILGSVLQSFKRFFIYALAPIFYNIGIIVGALFFTKWWNIYGLAWGVVLGAAAHMLIQAPAAWQLGFRYRLFFDLANKKIRAIGKMMIPRTLGLAVSQINLVVMTIIASTLVPGSLAVFNLANNLQYFPVGIIGISFAVAAFPLLGEFAAAGKKEEMVKSFSHTTRQIVFFIVPASVLLLVLRAQIVRVIFGAGYFDWEDTILTADTLAYFVLSLFAQALIPLLARFFYALQDTKTPFFIGLVSAVINILAAVFLVKPWGVAGLAMAFSIASILNFCLLWIMLRIKFGPLDEGNILKSTFKISAAASLMAFAAQTMKSILAPYVDMQTFLGVLGQGFGAGTVGIFIFSVVALVLGSREMAALRDAIKYKLFRIKRPIVNIEEGPR, encoded by the coding sequence ATGACATTGCGTAATATTTTTAACGGCGAATCAAAAACTATCACCGGAGCTGCTCTTCTTTTGGGGGCAGCTTCTTTGGCATCCCGTTTTTTGGGAGTTCTTCGTGATAGAGTTTTAGCCGGCGAGTTCGGAGCGGGAGATATGTTGGATATTTATTACGCCGCATTCCGAATTCCGGATTTGATTTTTAATTTATTAATTTTGGGCGCTCTTTCCGCCGGATTTATTCCAATTTTTACTGCCGCGATATGTTCAGCAAAAGAAAAAAATGAACACCCAAAAGAAGCTTGGGAAATAGTAAACAGCGTGATGAATATTATGGGCGTGGCGCTCGCCGTGCTTTGTGGTTTGTTTATGGCATTTGCTCCCTGGATTATTCCCTTGATCACCCCGGGATTTGGATCGGAAAAAATGGCCATGACCATCACAATGACGCAGATAATGATGCTCTCGTCGATTTTTTTGGGTTTTTCCAATATTTTAGGAAGTGTTCTGCAGTCGTTTAAAAGATTTTTTATCTATGCCCTAGCACCGATTTTTTATAATATCGGGATAATTGTTGGCGCGCTGTTTTTTACAAAATGGTGGAATATTTATGGTTTGGCGTGGGGTGTCGTTTTGGGAGCTGCGGCTCATATGTTAATTCAGGCACCTGCTGCCTGGCAGCTGGGATTTCGTTATCGTTTGTTTTTTGATTTAGCTAATAAAAAGATTCGGGCGATTGGAAAAATGATGATTCCAAGAACTCTTGGTCTTGCTGTATCGCAAATAAATTTAGTGGTAATGACAATAATTGCTTCAACTCTGGTTCCGGGGAGTTTAGCTGTTTTTAATTTAGCAAATAATTTACAATATTTTCCGGTGGGAATTATCGGAATTTCTTTTGCCGTGGCTGCTTTTCCGCTTTTGGGAGAATTCGCCGCCGCCGGGAAAAAAGAGGAAATGGTTAAAAGTTTTTCCCACACCACGCGGCAAATTGTTTTTTTTATTGTTCCCGCTTCGGTTTTGCTTTTGGTTCTTCGCGCCCAGATTGTTCGCGTTATTTTCGGCGCCGGATATTTTGATTGGGAAGACACGATTTTGACAGCTGATACGCTCGCGTATTTTGTTTTAAGTTTGTTTGCTCAAGCTTTAATCCCGCTTTTGGCTAGATTCTTTTACGCCCTTCAGGACACTAAGACGCCGTTTTTTATCGGTTTGGTTTCGGCAGTAATAAATATTTTAGCTGCGGTTTTTTTGGTAAAACCTTGGGGTGTCGCGGGTTTGGCCATGGCTTTTTCAATTGCCTCAATTTTAAATTTTTGTTTACTTTGGATAATGCTTCGGATAAAATTCGGGCCGCTTGATGAAGGGAATATTTTAAAATCAACTTTTAAAATTTCCGCTGCGGCTTCGCTTATGGCTTTTGCCGCGCAAACGATGAAATCCATTCTCGCGCCTTACGTTGATATGCAGACATTTTTGGGTGTGCTTGGGCAAGGGTTTGGCGCGGGAACTGTGGGAATTTTTATTTTTTCTGTTGTCGCTTTAGTTCTCGGCTCCCGTGAGATGGCTGCCCTCCGCGACGCCATAAAATATAAATTATTTAGAATAAAACGGCCGATTGTTAATATTGAGGAAGGCCCGAGATAA